From one Peptoniphilaceae bacterium AMB_02 genomic stretch:
- the folP gene encoding dihydropteroate synthase, with translation MNKAIFKFKGKTMTGDKKTVICRILNVTPDSFSDGGRFFQTEDAVRRALELIEEGASILDIGGESTRPGSHYIDIQEEINRVVPVIKAIREVSDITISIDTWKSEVAKATIEAGADIVNDITGFLGDPEMAKVVAETEAGAIIMFNPVIARPEHPSSKNFPKFGGENAFTEAEQAQNLELEITELMKRYFEKSIERASLAGMDKDRMMLDPGIGFGLTKKENLMLIKNINQIHEMGYLSFLGVSRKRFIQNILEENGFNTDIDTEEGFANRDQASSYISTIAAISGVSVIRVHDIKDHKMALAIGSSIAFAELEEDKIFAQYKNA, from the coding sequence ATGAATAAAGCTATATTTAAATTTAAAGGTAAAACTATGACCGGCGATAAAAAAACTGTAATTTGTAGGATTTTAAATGTCACACCTGACTCATTTTCAGACGGTGGAAGGTTTTTCCAAACAGAAGATGCTGTAAGGAGAGCTCTTGAACTAATTGAAGAGGGAGCTTCCATATTGGATATAGGAGGCGAATCAACCAGACCTGGATCGCATTATATAGATATCCAAGAGGAGATTAATAGAGTCGTACCGGTAATTAAAGCCATAAGAGAAGTATCGGATATTACAATATCCATAGATACATGGAAATCAGAAGTTGCAAAAGCCACCATAGAAGCAGGTGCAGATATAGTAAATGACATAACCGGATTCCTGGGAGATCCTGAAATGGCAAAAGTGGTTGCTGAAACAGAAGCTGGAGCCATTATCATGTTCAACCCGGTAATTGCCCGACCTGAACACCCCAGTTCTAAAAACTTTCCTAAATTCGGCGGAGAAAACGCATTTACCGAAGCTGAACAAGCACAAAATCTCGAATTGGAAATCACAGAACTGATGAAAAGGTATTTTGAAAAATCAATTGAAAGAGCGTCTCTTGCAGGAATGGATAAAGACAGAATGATGCTGGATCCTGGAATCGGTTTTGGCTTGACTAAGAAAGAAAATCTGATGCTGATAAAAAATATAAATCAGATTCATGAGATGGGCTATCTCTCCTTCCTGGGTGTATCCAGAAAAAGATTCATACAGAACATCCTGGAAGAAAATGGTTTTAATACAGATATAGATACAGAAGAAGGATTTGCTAACAGAGACCAAGCCTCATCTTATATCTCAACTATTGCCGCAATCAGCGGAGTTTCAGTAATAAGAGTCCATGATATCAAAGACCACAAAATGGCACTTGCAATAGGCAGCTCCATAGCCTTTGCAGAACTGGAAGAAGATAAAATATTTGCACAATATAAAAATGCTTAA